A single genomic interval of Bradyrhizobium sp. sBnM-33 harbors:
- the paaX gene encoding phenylacetic acid degradation operon negative regulatory protein PaaX: protein MPPPLARIIQQLKREPSRTGSIVITVFGDAIVPRGGSVWLGTLLEFFEQLDIDASVVRTAMSRLTADGWFERVKVGRNSFYRLVQGERQTFDIATRHIYGPPASDWTGRFELLLIGNGGDRDAAREALKNAGFGSPLPGVWVAPSGVPVPQEAAGAIRLEVSAEDDSGRRLLSESWPLERTADAYQKFMKTFEPLHGWISRGERLTEADAFTARILLIHHYRRVVLRDPLLPTALLPADWPGRAARALCGEIYRAVLPASEHWLDRHATNENGPLPRPGGELSKRFDGP, encoded by the coding sequence ATGCCGCCGCCGCTTGCCCGCATCATCCAGCAGTTGAAACGCGAACCGTCGCGCACGGGTTCGATCGTCATCACCGTATTCGGCGATGCGATTGTGCCGCGCGGCGGCTCGGTCTGGCTTGGCACGCTGCTCGAATTCTTCGAACAGCTCGACATCGACGCCAGCGTGGTGCGCACCGCGATGTCGCGGCTGACGGCCGACGGCTGGTTCGAGCGCGTTAAAGTTGGCCGCAACAGTTTCTATCGCCTGGTCCAGGGCGAACGGCAGACCTTCGATATCGCAACCAGGCACATCTACGGCCCGCCGGCCTCCGACTGGACCGGGCGATTTGAACTGCTGCTGATCGGCAATGGCGGGGATCGCGACGCCGCGCGCGAGGCGTTGAAGAACGCGGGCTTCGGCAGTCCGCTGCCGGGCGTGTGGGTCGCGCCGTCGGGCGTGCCCGTGCCCCAGGAAGCCGCGGGCGCCATCCGTCTCGAGGTGTCGGCGGAAGATGATAGCGGACGACGCCTGCTCAGCGAGAGCTGGCCGCTCGAACGTACCGCCGACGCCTATCAGAAGTTCATGAAGACCTTCGAGCCGCTGCACGGCTGGATCAGCCGCGGCGAGCGGCTGACCGAGGCCGACGCCTTCACCGCCCGGATCCTGCTGATCCACCATTACCGGCGCGTGGTGCTGCGCGACCCGTTACTGCCGACCGCGCTATTGCCCGCGGACTGGCCGGGCCGGGCTGCGCGCGCGCTGTGCGGCGAGATCTACCGGGCGGTACTTCCCGCGTCAGAACATTGGCTTGACCGCCATGCGACCAACGAAAACGGGCCGCTGCCAAGGCCCGGCGGGGAACTTTCCAAGCGTTTTGATGGGCCGTGA
- the paaA gene encoding 1,2-phenylacetyl-CoA epoxidase subunit PaaA, with translation MYTQALNTSDGEDRHIEDATRAAQFQARIDADERIEPNDWMPAAYRKTLTRQISQHAHSEIVGMLPEGNWITRAPSLRRKAALLAKVQDECGHGLYLYAAAETLGSSREELVDLMLAGKAKYSSIFNYPTLTWADIGTIGWLVDGAAIMNQIPLCRCSYGPYARAMIRVCKEESFHQRQGFEIMLTLCRGTDEQKAMAQDALNRWWWPVLMMFGPPDQVSQHSDTSTRWKIKRFSNDELRQKFVDATVPQAQFLGLTIPDPGMKQNADGNWEYSAIDWEEFKQVLAGNGPCNRDRLAARRKAHEDGAWVREAAMAYAKKRRHRAALQAAE, from the coding sequence ATGTACACGCAGGCGCTCAATACGTCCGACGGCGAAGACCGCCACATTGAGGACGCTACGCGGGCCGCGCAGTTTCAGGCGCGCATCGATGCCGATGAGCGCATCGAGCCCAACGATTGGATGCCGGCCGCCTACCGCAAGACGCTGACGCGGCAGATTTCCCAGCACGCGCATTCGGAAATCGTCGGCATGCTCCCCGAAGGCAACTGGATCACCCGCGCCCCGTCTCTGCGCCGCAAGGCTGCATTGCTCGCGAAGGTGCAGGACGAATGCGGCCACGGGCTTTATCTCTACGCCGCCGCCGAAACGCTCGGCTCTTCCCGCGAAGAGCTCGTCGACCTGATGCTGGCGGGCAAGGCAAAGTATTCCTCGATCTTCAACTATCCGACGCTGACCTGGGCTGATATCGGCACCATCGGCTGGCTGGTCGATGGTGCAGCGATCATGAACCAGATCCCGCTGTGCCGCTGCTCCTATGGTCCCTATGCGCGCGCGATGATCCGCGTCTGCAAGGAGGAATCATTTCATCAGCGCCAGGGCTTTGAGATCATGCTGACGCTGTGCCGCGGCACCGACGAGCAGAAGGCGATGGCGCAGGACGCGCTGAATCGCTGGTGGTGGCCGGTCTTGATGATGTTCGGCCCGCCCGACCAGGTCAGCCAGCACAGCGACACCTCGACCAGGTGGAAGATCAAGCGCTTCTCCAATGACGAGCTGCGGCAGAAATTCGTCGACGCCACCGTGCCGCAGGCGCAGTTCCTCGGATTGACGATTCCCGATCCTGGCATGAAGCAAAACGCTGACGGTAATTGGGAATACAGCGCAATCGACTGGGAAGAGTTCAAACAAGTGCTGGCCGGCAACGGCCCGTGCAACCGCGACCGTCTGGCGGCTCGGCGCAAGGCGCATGAGGATGGCGCCTGGGTACGCGAAGCGGCGATGGCCTATGCCAAGAAGCGCAGGCACCGCGCTGCCTTGCAGGCCGCAGAGTAG
- the paaB gene encoding 1,2-phenylacetyl-CoA epoxidase subunit PaaB: MATPNIPLWEVFIRSRNGLAHKHVGSLHAADATLALQAARDIYTRRGEGLSIWVVPSSAITASDPSEKGMMFEPAESKIYRHPTFYDVPDEVGHM, from the coding sequence ATGGCGACGCCGAACATTCCGCTCTGGGAAGTCTTCATCCGCAGCCGTAACGGGCTGGCGCACAAGCATGTCGGCTCGCTGCACGCCGCCGACGCGACGCTGGCGCTGCAGGCCGCCCGCGACATCTACACCCGCCGCGGCGAGGGGCTTTCGATCTGGGTGGTGCCGTCGAGCGCCATCACGGCATCCGATCCGTCCGAGAAGGGCATGATGTTCGAGCCGGCGGAATCCAAGATCTACCGCCACCCAACGTTTTACGACGTGCCCGACGAAGTCGGGCATATGTAG
- the paaD gene encoding 1,2-phenylacetyl-CoA epoxidase subunit PaaD — protein sequence MVTDVLSDTDLRRRAWEAASQVVDPEIPVLTIADLGVLREVEVHDGRVEVAITPTYSGCPAMNMIALEIELALERAGMPRPTIRTVLSPAWTTDWMSDDGRSKLRAYGIAPPQASSSRRALFGEQQVACPQCGSQNTELLSEFGSTSCKALWRCKSCREPFDYFKCH from the coding sequence ATGGTAACGGATGTTCTCAGCGATACCGATCTGCGCCGCCGCGCCTGGGAGGCCGCTTCACAGGTGGTCGATCCCGAGATACCCGTGCTCACCATCGCCGATCTCGGCGTGCTGCGCGAGGTCGAGGTCCACGACGGCCGCGTCGAGGTCGCGATCACGCCCACTTACTCGGGCTGCCCCGCGATGAACATGATCGCGCTCGAGATCGAGCTGGCGCTGGAGCGCGCCGGCATGCCGCGGCCGACCATCCGCACTGTGCTGTCGCCGGCCTGGACGACGGACTGGATGAGCGACGACGGCCGCAGCAAGCTCCGGGCATACGGCATCGCGCCGCCGCAGGCCTCAAGCTCGCGCCGCGCGCTGTTCGGCGAACAGCAGGTGGCGTGCCCGCAATGCGGCTCGCAAAACACCGAGCTGCTGTCCGAATTCGGCTCGACTTCCTGCAAGGCGCTGTGGCGCTGCAAGAGTTGCCGCGAGCCTTTCGATTATTTCAAGTGTCATTGA
- the paaC gene encoding 1,2-phenylacetyl-CoA epoxidase subunit PaaC, with protein MAAANIQVSETPLVLYILRRADDALILGHRLSEWCGHAPMLEEDMALANMGLDLLGQARELYSYAAKVEGRGNDEDKFAYLRDVRQYRNLLLLEQPNGDFARTIVRQFFYAAFADLYWRAMMRSSDATLAAIAAKSEKESAYHLRHSSEWIIRLGDGTEESHRRVQAAIDELWAFTGEMFSVDDTERGLIDAGIAVDPAPLRPQWLKTITGVVGEATLVLPDNSWMQQGGRSGRHSEHLGHLLSELQSMQRTFPGATW; from the coding sequence ATGGCCGCAGCCAACATTCAGGTCTCCGAAACGCCGCTGGTGCTCTACATCCTGCGCCGTGCTGATGACGCGCTGATCCTCGGCCACCGGCTGTCGGAATGGTGCGGCCACGCGCCGATGCTGGAAGAGGACATGGCGCTCGCCAATATGGGCCTCGATCTGCTCGGCCAGGCACGCGAGCTCTATTCCTATGCGGCAAAGGTCGAGGGCAGAGGCAACGACGAGGACAAGTTCGCTTACTTGCGTGACGTCAGGCAGTACCGCAATCTGCTGCTGCTGGAGCAGCCGAATGGCGATTTTGCTCGCACCATAGTTCGCCAGTTCTTCTATGCGGCTTTCGCCGATCTCTACTGGCGCGCGATGATGCGTTCCAGCGATGCGACGCTGGCGGCGATCGCGGCCAAATCGGAAAAGGAAAGCGCCTATCATCTCAGGCATTCCTCGGAATGGATCATCCGTCTCGGCGACGGTACCGAGGAAAGCCATCGCCGCGTGCAAGCTGCGATCGACGAACTCTGGGCCTTTACCGGCGAGATGTTTTCGGTCGACGACACCGAGCGCGGCCTGATCGATGCCGGCATCGCGGTCGATCCGGCGCCGCTGCGTCCGCAATGGCTGAAGACGATCACCGGCGTCGTTGGTGAGGCAACGCTTGTCTTGCCTGATAATAGCTGGATGCAGCAGGGCGGCCGCAGTGGCCGGCACAGCGAGCATCTCGGCCATCTCCTCAGCGAGTTGCAATCGATGCAGCGGACGTTCCCGGGTGCAACATGGTAA